One Danio aesculapii chromosome 11, fDanAes4.1, whole genome shotgun sequence genomic region harbors:
- the si:ch211-213o11.11 gene encoding probable G-protein coupled receptor: MDASGLPLAAAELNETELNKTLTHGHPIHLAPSMQLGSMSNPQSRLQDMSGLVIMVTLNAIALIANSAVLAIVVKVPHLRKFSLVCHLCIVDLLCAALLMPLGIVCGSPFFAGVVFSVLECRLYIFLNALLVSASIFTVTVISIERYFYIVHPMRYEAKMTPWLSAAVMGVVWVVSTLLGLATVFGWPSYGSRSSIAATHCSLHWSHSGHRRVFAILFCTVCFCVPAAIIIAVYGNVYKVAHTAARERGPIPSWTIATAHPKRRSDSVNSQTTIITTSTSIRRNQVLRRKRRTPVGGKAALTLAIIVGQFLLCWLPYFAFHLHLSLGISHSTSEEAEGPVTWLAYSTFAVNPFFYGLLNRQIREELCKILLCCRSAGRPVRPSPSGHERSGHEDFFHFLHRNGDRDGVRCSYHMATSRNTTDQASFRIPGQIPEEIT; encoded by the coding sequence ATGGATGCTTCTGGATTACCTCTAGCAGCAGCAGAGCTCAATGAAACTGAACTTAACAAGACACTGACTCATGGCCATCCCATACATCTGGCTCCCAGCATGCAGTTAGGGAGCATGTCCAACCCACAGTCACGTTTACAAGACATGTCAGGCCTCGTCATAATGGTGACCCTTAATGCGATAGCACTAATAGCCAACAGCGCAGTGCTAGCCATAGTGGTGAAAGTGCCACATCTCCgcaagttcagtttagtgtgtcACCTCTGCATTGTGGATCTGCTATGTGCCGCTCTGCTGATGCCGCTTGGCATTGTCTGTGGCTCGCCGTTCTTCGCCGGCGTCGTCTTCTCCGTACTCGAATGCAGGTTGTACATATTCCTCAATGCCTTACTCGTATCTGCCTCAATCTTCACGGTCACAGTGATTAGCATCGAACGCTACTTCTACATCGTGCATCCCATGAGGTACGAGGCTAAAATGACCCCTTGGTTGTCTGCGGCTGTAATGGGAGTGGTTTGGGTGGTGTCCACTTTGCTAGGACTCGCTACTGTCTTCGGATGGCCCAGTTATGGAAGTAGAAGCTCAATCGCCGCAACTCACTGCTCTCTGCATTGGAGCCACAGTGGACATAGGAGAGTATTTGCGATTTTATTCTGCACCGTTTGTTTTTGCGTGCCGGCTGCTATTATTATTGCCGTCTATGGAAATGTTTATAAGGTCGCCCACACGGCGGCCCGGGAAAGAGGGCCAATCCCGAGTTGGACGATAGCGACGGCTCATCCAAAACGCAGGTCTGATTCAGTCAACAGCCAAACTACAATCATCACCACCAGCACAAGCATCCGCAGAAATCAAGTTCTTCGTCGGAAAAGGCGAACACCGGTTGGTGGGAAAGCAGCACTTACTTTAGCCATCATCGTGGGCCAGTTCCTGCTCTGCTGGCTGCCTTATTTCGCTTTCCACCTGCATTTATCACTGGGAATCTCCCACAGTACTTCTGAAGAAGCTGAAGGTCCGGTCACCTGGCTGGCGTACTCGACTTTCGCTGTCAATCCGTTTTTTTATGGCCTGCTCAATCGGCAGATCAGGGAAGAGTTGTGCAAGATACTCCTATGTTGCCGATCAGCTGGCAGACCAGTGCGACCTTCACCATCGGGTCATGAACGCTCGGGACATGAAGACTTTTTCCATTTTTTGCACAGGAACGGTGACAGGGATGGGGTTAGATGCAGCTATCATATGGCTACATCGAGGAATACAACGGACCAGGCTAGTTTTAGGATACCAGGGCAAATACCTGAAGAGATCACCTAG
- the rrp9 gene encoding U3 small nucleolar RNA-interacting protein 2 isoform X2, with protein MSSFFIKKKLVSSATNKGDLKRKSNTDDGKGRSKKFSKRMNEEISSDSENESADPGRKQQENEEDEIEETPQEKKLRLAKLYLEQLREEEDKKAEEESFEADLIAGRLQEDVLEQKGKLQRLIAKELVAPDPAEIRLLRGHKLPITCLVITPDEKHIFSASKDCSIIKWDVESGKKVLKIAGGRKGTEDCHTAHVLCMAISSDGKYLASGDMNKHIMIWDPETCKHLFKFTGHRGAISGLAFRRGTHTLYSASHDRSIKVWSVDENAYVETLFGHQDAITGLDCLSRERCVTTGGRDRTVRVWKIAEESQLVFHGHEGSIDCVQLINEEHMVTGGDDGAVSIWTVNKKKPLSSVKQAHGVHGAAGLEQPYWVSSVAALHNSDTVASGSHNSSVQLWKCGQGFRGLELLFSVPVNGFVNSLKFSNSGKFLVAGVGQEHRLGRWWRIKEAKNGLYIIPLKRQAKEQEVVQ; from the exons ATGTCGTCCTTCTTCATAAAGAAAAAGCTCGTCTCTTCAGCAACAAATAAAGGAGATTTAAAACGAAAG AGTAATACAGACGACGGCAAAGGGAGATCCAAAAAGTTCagtaaacgaatgaatgaagaaatcTCGAGTGACTCAGAAAATGAAAG TGCTGATCCAGGCAGAAAACAACAAGAGAATGAAGAAGACGAGATCGAGGAGACGCCGCAGGAGAAGAAACTTCGCCTGGCCAAACTCTACCTGGAGCAGCTGAGAGAGGAAG AGGACAAGAAAGCAGAGGAAGAGTCGTTTGAAGCAGATCTCATTGCTGGAAGACTGCAGGAGGATGTG CTGGAGCAGAAAGGCAAACTGCAAAGACTGATCGCCAAAGAA CTCGTAGCTCCAGATCCAGCAGAGATCAGGTTATTGAGAGGACACAAACTGCCCATCACATGCCTCGTCATCACGCCAGATGAGAAACACATCTTCTCTGCCAGTAAAGACTGTTCCATCATCAAAT GGGATGTGGAGAGCGGTAAGAAGGTGCTGAAGATCGCAGGAGGACGGAAGGGAACTGAAGATTGTCACACTGCTCACGTCCTGTGCATGGCCATTTCATCTGATGGAAAATACCTG GCTAGCGGGGATATGAATAAACACATCATGATCTGGGATCCAGAGACATGTAAACATCTGTTCAAGTTTACAGGACACAGAGGTGCCATATCG GGTTTGGCTTTTAGACGAGGGACTCATACTCTCTACAGCGCATCACATGACCGCTCCATTAAAGTGTGGAGTGTGGATGAAAACGCCTATGTAGAAACTTT gtttgGTCATCAGGATGCTATTACCGGTCTGGACTGTTTGAGCAGAGAGAGGTGTGTGACCACTGGAGGACGAGACCGGACAGTCAGAGTCTGGAAGATAGCAGAGGAGTCACAGCTCGTCTTTCATGGCCATGA AGGCTCCATTGACTGTGTTCAGCTTATTAATGAAGAACACATGGTCACCGGTGGAGATGATGG CGCTGTGTCCATCTGGACGGTGAATAAGAAGAAGCCGCTGAGCTCAGTGAAGCAGGCTCATGGTGTGCATGGCGCTGCAGGTCTGGAGCAGCCCTATTGGGTGTCATCAGTGGCGGCGCTGCACAACTCCGACACAGTGGCATCAG GCTCCCATAATTCCTCAGTGCAGCTGTGGAAGTGTGGACAGGGATTCAGAGGCCTGGAGCTGCTCTTCAGTGTACCCGTG aaTGGGTTTGTGAACAGTTTGAAGTTCTCGAACTCTGGGAAGTTTCTTGTGGCTGGAGTCGGACAAGAGCacag ATTGGGACGATGGTGGAGAATAAAGGAAGCTAAAAATGGACTGTATATAATTCCTCTTAAAAGACAGGCTAAAGAGCAAGAGGTTGTCCAGTAA
- the rrp9 gene encoding U3 small nucleolar RNA-interacting protein 2 isoform X1, protein MSSFFIKKKLVSSATNKGDLKRKSNTDDGKGRSKKFSKRMNEEISSDSENESADPGRKQQENEEDEIEETPQEKKLRLAKLYLEQLREEEDKKAEEESFEADLIAGRLQEDVLEQKGKLQRLIAKELVAPDPAEIRLLRGHKLPITCLVITPDEKHIFSASKDCSIIKWDVESGKKVLKIAGGRKGTEDCHTAHVLCMAISSDGKYLASGDMNKHIMIWDPETCKHLFKFTGHRGAISGLAFRRGTHTLYSASHDRSIKVWSVDENAYVETLFGHQDAITGLDCLSRERCVTTGGRDRTVRVWKIAEESQLVFHGHEGSIDCVQLINEEHMVTGGDDGAVSIWTVNKKKPLSSVKQAHGVHGAAGLEQPYWVSSVAALHNSDTVASGASGSHNSSVQLWKCGQGFRGLELLFSVPVNGFVNSLKFSNSGKFLVAGVGQEHRLGRWWRIKEAKNGLYIIPLKRQAKEQEVVQ, encoded by the exons ATGTCGTCCTTCTTCATAAAGAAAAAGCTCGTCTCTTCAGCAACAAATAAAGGAGATTTAAAACGAAAG AGTAATACAGACGACGGCAAAGGGAGATCCAAAAAGTTCagtaaacgaatgaatgaagaaatcTCGAGTGACTCAGAAAATGAAAG TGCTGATCCAGGCAGAAAACAACAAGAGAATGAAGAAGACGAGATCGAGGAGACGCCGCAGGAGAAGAAACTTCGCCTGGCCAAACTCTACCTGGAGCAGCTGAGAGAGGAAG AGGACAAGAAAGCAGAGGAAGAGTCGTTTGAAGCAGATCTCATTGCTGGAAGACTGCAGGAGGATGTG CTGGAGCAGAAAGGCAAACTGCAAAGACTGATCGCCAAAGAA CTCGTAGCTCCAGATCCAGCAGAGATCAGGTTATTGAGAGGACACAAACTGCCCATCACATGCCTCGTCATCACGCCAGATGAGAAACACATCTTCTCTGCCAGTAAAGACTGTTCCATCATCAAAT GGGATGTGGAGAGCGGTAAGAAGGTGCTGAAGATCGCAGGAGGACGGAAGGGAACTGAAGATTGTCACACTGCTCACGTCCTGTGCATGGCCATTTCATCTGATGGAAAATACCTG GCTAGCGGGGATATGAATAAACACATCATGATCTGGGATCCAGAGACATGTAAACATCTGTTCAAGTTTACAGGACACAGAGGTGCCATATCG GGTTTGGCTTTTAGACGAGGGACTCATACTCTCTACAGCGCATCACATGACCGCTCCATTAAAGTGTGGAGTGTGGATGAAAACGCCTATGTAGAAACTTT gtttgGTCATCAGGATGCTATTACCGGTCTGGACTGTTTGAGCAGAGAGAGGTGTGTGACCACTGGAGGACGAGACCGGACAGTCAGAGTCTGGAAGATAGCAGAGGAGTCACAGCTCGTCTTTCATGGCCATGA AGGCTCCATTGACTGTGTTCAGCTTATTAATGAAGAACACATGGTCACCGGTGGAGATGATGG CGCTGTGTCCATCTGGACGGTGAATAAGAAGAAGCCGCTGAGCTCAGTGAAGCAGGCTCATGGTGTGCATGGCGCTGCAGGTCTGGAGCAGCCCTATTGGGTGTCATCAGTGGCGGCGCTGCACAACTCCGACACAGTGGCATCAGGTGCCTCag GCTCCCATAATTCCTCAGTGCAGCTGTGGAAGTGTGGACAGGGATTCAGAGGCCTGGAGCTGCTCTTCAGTGTACCCGTG aaTGGGTTTGTGAACAGTTTGAAGTTCTCGAACTCTGGGAAGTTTCTTGTGGCTGGAGTCGGACAAGAGCacag ATTGGGACGATGGTGGAGAATAAAGGAAGCTAAAAATGGACTGTATATAATTCCTCTTAAAAGACAGGCTAAAGAGCAAGAGGTTGTCCAGTAA